A region of Anolis sagrei isolate rAnoSag1 chromosome 2, rAnoSag1.mat, whole genome shotgun sequence DNA encodes the following proteins:
- the LOC132766453 gene encoding acetylserotonin O-methyltransferase-like isoform X1: protein MDSTEELAKILFQHQHGFIITKIMSTACELGVFDLLLESGGFLSSAEIAERLGTSHMGMQRLLEVCVGSKLLRMERKDNEGFYGNTDLANLFLAKSSPKSQYQYTRFFADFLYSGLQNLTKAVREGKHQVPLLFDTSEKNIYTNFCSSEERLQGFQNAMEDAWSLYGQEVISAFDLSGFHIVCDLGGGSDAFAKQYISLYPNSTVTIFDLPEVVENAKKSSLFSEEYRINFQSGDFFNDPIPEADLYILARVVHSWDDEKCLALLKKLHKAGKTGCGVLIVEMVLNEDRSGPLAAHIFSILLLIVLEGKERTASEYNALLGAAGFKDVQFKKGQLLDAVYGRK from the exons ATGGACAGTACAGAAGAACTGGCAAAAATCTTATTTCAgcatcaacatggatttatcattACGAAG ATTATGTCTACTGCCTGTGAGTTAGGAGTATTTGATCTGCTTTTGGAGTCTGGAGGCTTCCTCTCCTCAGCGGAGATCGCTGAACGTCTGGGCACCAGCCACATGGGAATGCAAAGGCTGCTGGAGGTCTGTGTGGGTTCCAAATTACTAAGAATGGAGAGGAAGGACAATGAAG GTTTTTATGGAAACACAGACCTTGCCAATCTCTTCCTGGCTAAATCAAGTCCAAAGTCCCAGTATCAATACACAAGGTTTTTCGCTGATTTTCTTTATTCGGGGCTTCAGAACTTGACAAAAGCTGTAAG GGAAGGAAAACACCAGGTACCACTGCTATTTGACacttcagaaaaaaacatttatACGAACTTTTGCAG TTCAGAGGAAAGGTTGCAAGGATTCCAAAATGCCATGGAGGATGCCTGGAGTCTGTACGGTCAGGAGGTGATATCTGCATTTGACCTCTCTGGTTTCCACATTGTTTGTGATTTGGGAG gaggtagTGATGCCTTTGCCAAACAATACATTTCATTATATCCAAATTCAACTGTGACTATTTTTGACCTACCTGAAGTGGTGGAAAATGCAAAGAAGAGTTCTCTGTTCTCAGAGGAATACCGGATAAATTTCCAGAGTG GGGATTTTTTTAATGATCCAATTCCTGAAGCTGATCTGTATATATTGGCTAGAGTTGTCCATAGCTGGGATGATGAGAAGTGTTTGGCTCTGCTGAAAAAACTACACAAGGCTGGTAAGACTG GTTGTGGTGTATTAATAGTGGAGATGGTTCTCAATGAAGACAGAAGTGGGCCTTTAGCAGCCCACATCTTCTCCATACTACTGCTGATTGTCTTAGAAGGAAAAGAACGGACCGCATCCGAGTACAATGCACTCCTTGGCGCAGCTGGATTCAAGGATGTCCAGTTCAAGAAAGGACAACTCCTTGATGCTGTttatggaagaaaataa
- the LOC132766453 gene encoding acetylserotonin O-methyltransferase-like isoform X2 has protein sequence MDSTEELAKILFQHQHGFIITKIMSTACELGVFDLLLESGGFLSSAEIAERLGTSHMGMQRLLEVCVGSKLLRMERKDNEGFYGNTDLANLFLAKSSPKSQYQYTRFFADFLYSGLQNLTKAVREGKHQVPLLFDTSEKNIYTNFCSSEERLQGFQNAMEDAWSLYGQEVISAFDLSGFHIVCDLGGGSDAFAKQYISLYPNSTVTIFDLPEVVENAKKSSLFSEEYRINFQSGDFFNDPIPEADLYILARVVHSWDDEKCLALLKKLHKAGCGVLIVEMVLNEDRSGPLAAHIFSILLLIVLEGKERTASEYNALLGAAGFKDVQFKKGQLLDAVYGRK, from the exons ATGGACAGTACAGAAGAACTGGCAAAAATCTTATTTCAgcatcaacatggatttatcattACGAAG ATTATGTCTACTGCCTGTGAGTTAGGAGTATTTGATCTGCTTTTGGAGTCTGGAGGCTTCCTCTCCTCAGCGGAGATCGCTGAACGTCTGGGCACCAGCCACATGGGAATGCAAAGGCTGCTGGAGGTCTGTGTGGGTTCCAAATTACTAAGAATGGAGAGGAAGGACAATGAAG GTTTTTATGGAAACACAGACCTTGCCAATCTCTTCCTGGCTAAATCAAGTCCAAAGTCCCAGTATCAATACACAAGGTTTTTCGCTGATTTTCTTTATTCGGGGCTTCAGAACTTGACAAAAGCTGTAAG GGAAGGAAAACACCAGGTACCACTGCTATTTGACacttcagaaaaaaacatttatACGAACTTTTGCAG TTCAGAGGAAAGGTTGCAAGGATTCCAAAATGCCATGGAGGATGCCTGGAGTCTGTACGGTCAGGAGGTGATATCTGCATTTGACCTCTCTGGTTTCCACATTGTTTGTGATTTGGGAG gaggtagTGATGCCTTTGCCAAACAATACATTTCATTATATCCAAATTCAACTGTGACTATTTTTGACCTACCTGAAGTGGTGGAAAATGCAAAGAAGAGTTCTCTGTTCTCAGAGGAATACCGGATAAATTTCCAGAGTG GGGATTTTTTTAATGATCCAATTCCTGAAGCTGATCTGTATATATTGGCTAGAGTTGTCCATAGCTGGGATGATGAGAAGTGTTTGGCTCTGCTGAAAAAACTACACAAGGCTG GTTGTGGTGTATTAATAGTGGAGATGGTTCTCAATGAAGACAGAAGTGGGCCTTTAGCAGCCCACATCTTCTCCATACTACTGCTGATTGTCTTAGAAGGAAAAGAACGGACCGCATCCGAGTACAATGCACTCCTTGGCGCAGCTGGATTCAAGGATGTCCAGTTCAAGAAAGGACAACTCCTTGATGCTGTttatggaagaaaataa